A single window of Sporosarcina sp. FSL W7-1349 DNA harbors:
- a CDS encoding DHA2 family efflux MFS transporter permease subunit has protein sequence MKESIDVKKLHEKPPYGMIAILFIGAFVALLNNTLLNVALPTIMTEFDVKPSVVQWLTTGYMLVNGILIPASAFFIQKFTNRSLFLTAMILFSLGTLLAIFAPAFWVLVAARMIQAAGSAMMMPLLMNVMLTAFPIERRGTAMGLFGLVMITAPAIGPTLSGWLVENYSWRMLFIIVLPFAVLTLIFAFFKLRNITPNRDIQLDVFSLILSSIGFGGLLYGFSSAADADKGWDSPLVYGTIILGALALITFVVKQLRMSDPMLDFRIYKHPMFALASVISVVLSVAMFSGMILTPLYVQTIRGISPFHSGLLMLPGAIVMGIMSPITGRLFDKFGARILAIVGLTITTIATFDLSRLGMDTGYYYLMFVYTLRMFGISMVMMPIMTNGLNQLPMQSNPHGTAINNTLQQVSGAIGSAILLTIMTKRSESEGARLFAEAQASGNVPTTAEGLAQLEQTLGAQAMLEGINFSFFISTIVTIVALVLTFFVKRVLPPTYEAPAADGQQAADRHNEKPVAE, from the coding sequence ATGAAAGAAAGTATAGATGTAAAAAAGCTGCATGAGAAACCGCCATACGGCATGATTGCGATTTTGTTCATCGGAGCGTTTGTTGCATTGCTGAACAATACGTTGTTGAATGTCGCCTTGCCGACCATCATGACGGAATTCGATGTGAAGCCGTCGGTCGTTCAGTGGTTGACGACTGGCTATATGTTAGTGAACGGGATTCTTATCCCAGCCAGTGCCTTTTTTATTCAGAAGTTTACGAACCGCTCCTTATTCCTGACGGCGATGATACTATTTTCGCTAGGGACTTTGCTGGCCATTTTTGCACCGGCATTCTGGGTGCTTGTCGCAGCCCGGATGATCCAGGCGGCAGGCTCCGCCATGATGATGCCTTTGCTGATGAATGTCATGTTGACGGCTTTTCCGATCGAGCGTCGCGGTACCGCCATGGGGCTGTTCGGTCTCGTTATGATTACAGCGCCTGCGATCGGACCGACCTTATCCGGCTGGCTCGTTGAAAACTATTCATGGCGCATGCTCTTTATCATTGTATTGCCGTTTGCGGTTCTGACACTCATTTTCGCGTTTTTTAAACTGCGGAATATCACGCCGAACCGTGACATTCAATTGGATGTATTTTCATTGATCCTATCCAGCATCGGGTTCGGCGGCCTGCTTTATGGCTTTAGCTCGGCAGCAGATGCGGATAAAGGATGGGATTCACCGCTTGTCTATGGAACTATCATTCTTGGTGCACTCGCTTTGATTACATTCGTTGTCAAGCAGCTTCGCATGTCCGATCCGATGCTGGATTTCCGGATTTACAAGCATCCAATGTTCGCTTTGGCATCGGTCATTTCTGTCGTCTTGTCGGTCGCCATGTTCTCAGGGATGATCTTGACACCGCTCTACGTCCAGACGATACGAGGCATCTCGCCATTCCACTCGGGATTGCTCATGCTTCCGGGGGCGATTGTAATGGGGATCATGTCGCCGATTACAGGGAGACTGTTTGATAAGTTTGGCGCACGTATCCTTGCCATCGTCGGGCTGACCATTACGACGATTGCGACGTTCGATCTCAGCCGACTTGGAATGGATACGGGCTATTATTATTTGATGTTCGTTTATACATTGCGCATGTTCGGGATTTCTATGGTCATGATGCCGATCATGACAAATGGGTTGAACCAATTGCCGATGCAATCAAATCCGCACGGTACCGCCATCAATAACACATTGCAGCAAGTGTCCGGCGCGATCGGTTCCGCTATTTTGTTGACGATCATGACGAAACGTTCTGAAAGTGAAGGCGCCCGCCTATTTGCGGAAGCCCAAGCATCCGGCAACGTTCCGACCACAGCGGAAGGATTGGCGCAGCTGGAACAGACACTCGGCGCACAGGCGATGCTGGAAGGGATCAATTTCTCGTTCTTCATTTCCACGATCGTTACAATCGTCGCCCTAGTGCTCACCTTCTTTGTGAAACGGGTATTGCCGCCGACTTACGAAGCCCCGGCAGCTGACGGGCAGCAAGCAGCTGATAGACATAACGAAAAACCGGTAGCGGAATGA
- a CDS encoding VOC family protein: MKGCIIPYLTFHGEAREAAAFYADLFGLTNLGIQCYGDADFPSPPEAADLVIHCHLQKGDFQLMLADSTEERTQDMQHGLSLTVLCEDEEEIQRLYDGLLAEGTMLMELQETFWGAKYAKVRDKYGFIWDLSAERE; this comes from the coding sequence ATGAAGGGTTGCATTATACCTTATTTGACATTTCATGGAGAGGCGCGGGAAGCGGCTGCATTTTACGCGGATTTATTCGGGCTGACGAATCTTGGCATTCAGTGTTATGGTGATGCGGATTTTCCATCCCCACCGGAAGCTGCGGATCTGGTCATTCATTGCCATTTGCAAAAAGGGGATTTTCAGCTGATGCTTGCGGATTCGACGGAGGAGCGGACGCAGGATATGCAGCACGGCTTGTCATTGACTGTATTATGTGAAGATGAAGAGGAAATTCAGCGATTGTACGATGGTCTTCTTGCGGAAGGGACAATGCTCATGGAGTTGCAGGAGACATTCTGGGGTGCCAAATATGCGAAAGTACGGGACAAGTACGGATTCATCTGGGATTTGAGTGCGGAAAGAGAGTGA
- a CDS encoding TIGR00266 family protein, giving the protein MNNHEIDYKLYGDDMQFVEVELDPHETVVAEAGALMMMEDGIEMETIFGDGSSGGSGSGLMGKLVGAGKRLLTGESLFMTTFTNTGTGKRHVSFASPYPGKIIPLDLSQYDGKIICQKDAFLAAAKGVSVGIEFQRKLGAGFFGGEGFIMQKLEGDGMTFVHAGGTIIEKRLTPGETLRVDTGCLVAMTRDVDYNIEMVKGVKTALFGGEGLFFATLRGPGTVWIQSLPFSRLASRVFAAAPQTPGGGSRDEGSVAGGLFNLLGGK; this is encoded by the coding sequence ATGAACAATCATGAAATTGACTACAAACTTTACGGGGATGACATGCAGTTCGTCGAAGTCGAATTGGATCCCCATGAAACGGTAGTTGCAGAAGCCGGCGCGCTCATGATGATGGAAGACGGCATTGAAATGGAAACCATTTTCGGCGACGGCTCCTCAGGTGGCAGCGGCAGCGGACTGATGGGGAAATTAGTGGGGGCTGGAAAAAGGCTGTTAACCGGGGAAAGTCTTTTCATGACAACGTTCACGAATACAGGGACAGGAAAAAGACATGTCTCCTTCGCCTCCCCGTATCCCGGGAAGATCATTCCTCTCGACTTAAGCCAATACGATGGCAAGATCATTTGCCAGAAAGACGCGTTCTTGGCAGCGGCGAAGGGTGTATCCGTCGGAATCGAGTTCCAGCGTAAATTGGGAGCGGGCTTTTTCGGCGGAGAAGGGTTCATCATGCAGAAGCTGGAAGGCGATGGCATGACGTTCGTCCACGCGGGCGGCACGATTATTGAGAAACGGCTTACTCCGGGCGAGACGCTGCGCGTCGATACCGGCTGTCTCGTCGCCATGACCCGGGATGTCGATTATAATATCGAGATGGTGAAAGGCGTGAAAACCGCATTATTCGGCGGAGAAGGCCTGTTTTTCGCCACCTTGCGCGGACCGGGAACCGTTTGGATCCAATCGTTGCCATTCTCCAGACTCGCCAGCCGGGTGTTCGCAGCAGCTCCGCAAACTCCAGGAGGCGGTTCCCGCGACGAAGGCAGTGTTGCAGGCGGACTATTCAATCTATTAGGCGGAAAATGA
- a CDS encoding SEC-C metal-binding domain-containing protein produces MIGRNDPCPCGSGKKYKKCCALKETDPVEALTGEELNRIITSVYEHPPTPADMAEFEKYRRQWLNRLDKSWGREEIEEAVSEYFLFIARSDIWKRHLVRTSNSPIRETVRSVLDVWKNPFVLFGKVIGEQEGFLVVEEILGNDMHFLDKEPGMPFRDLTEDLLVFGIVLPDNRKIENGIYVISSLVFMRDQIDVIRNEIIALAEKSGYETSLEFYKEHMVDVYEILMDRESPSVDQVTETLTPLQQDAVLKLDEVFDSEIDNPEVKFVLKNILVSYIVLQQPNFRKPETLAAAMFQAAYDIGIIPDEMYTKSRIAKLFGVSTASMTKHADAIFDYVLESMAEAEQADTVIATEMD; encoded by the coding sequence ATGATAGGTCGGAATGATCCATGTCCATGCGGGAGCGGGAAAAAATATAAGAAGTGTTGTGCTCTCAAGGAAACGGATCCGGTTGAAGCCCTTACAGGAGAGGAGCTGAACCGGATTATTACAAGTGTCTACGAACACCCTCCAACTCCCGCGGATATGGCGGAGTTCGAGAAGTACAGGAGACAATGGTTGAACCGATTGGATAAGTCTTGGGGCAGGGAAGAGATCGAGGAAGCAGTCAGCGAATATTTCTTGTTCATCGCTCGGTCGGATATATGGAAACGCCATTTGGTCCGGACATCGAATAGCCCTATCCGGGAAACGGTCCGTTCGGTTCTGGATGTTTGGAAAAATCCGTTCGTCCTCTTCGGAAAAGTGATTGGAGAACAGGAAGGATTTCTAGTGGTGGAAGAGATTCTTGGCAACGATATGCACTTCTTGGATAAAGAGCCGGGTATGCCGTTCCGTGACCTGACGGAAGATCTCCTCGTATTCGGTATCGTGTTGCCGGACAATCGCAAGATCGAAAACGGGATCTATGTCATATCCTCATTGGTATTCATGCGGGATCAGATAGATGTGATCCGCAATGAAATCATCGCTTTGGCGGAAAAAAGCGGCTATGAAACGAGCTTAGAATTTTACAAGGAGCATATGGTCGATGTGTATGAAATTCTGATGGACCGGGAGTCTCCTTCGGTTGACCAAGTGACGGAAACCTTGACTCCTCTTCAACAGGATGCGGTCTTAAAGTTGGATGAAGTGTTCGATTCGGAAATTGACAACCCAGAAGTGAAGTTCGTGTTGAAAAATATTCTAGTTTCCTACATTGTGTTGCAACAACCGAACTTTAGGAAACCGGAAACTTTAGCGGCCGCCATGTTCCAAGCGGCATATGATATTGGAATCATCCCGGATGAAATGTATACCAAGTCCCGGATTGCCAAGTTATTCGGTGTCTCCACCGCTTCCATGACGAAACATGCCGATGCGATTTTCGACTATGTCCTCGAATCGATGGCAGAGGCGGAACAAGCGGACACAGTCATCGCGACGGAGATGGACTAA
- a CDS encoding TetR/AcrR family transcriptional regulator, translated as MNERKRQVLLTAQRLFIEKGFNTTSIQDILDASKISKGTFYNYFSSKNECLIAILEQAHIESAIRRKELLIGQDKSDKDILAKQISVRLVVNKEHNLLPIYEAVFHSRDEDLRAFIRKLHLMELRWIAERLVDVYGEQTAPYASDGTVILVGMMQHYLQYWSSSHCQDVDTGNLVSFCIRRLEAIMEGMQETDDHLIVNGFLQEPGHPNDNVKTVKNRLIEQLSGFLHNLTDESRQDEIQYTSFLLDEIKAEHPRLYILETVARSFRETFNETRHEPEANELISYLWNYLDLVKKDALST; from the coding sequence ATGAACGAACGGAAACGCCAAGTCCTTTTGACGGCGCAACGGCTTTTTATAGAGAAAGGGTTCAACACCACTTCCATTCAGGATATCCTGGATGCGTCCAAAATATCGAAAGGAACTTTTTACAATTATTTTTCATCCAAGAATGAATGCCTCATCGCTATCTTGGAACAGGCCCATATCGAATCGGCGATACGACGAAAGGAATTGCTGATCGGACAGGATAAAAGCGACAAAGACATCCTGGCCAAACAGATCTCCGTCCGTCTCGTCGTGAACAAGGAACATAATCTGTTGCCCATTTACGAGGCAGTTTTTCACTCACGGGATGAGGACCTGCGTGCCTTCATCCGGAAACTCCATTTGATGGAGCTGCGCTGGATCGCGGAGCGGTTGGTCGATGTCTACGGTGAGCAGACCGCGCCTTACGCAAGCGACGGCACCGTCATATTGGTCGGCATGATGCAGCATTATCTCCAATACTGGTCCAGCAGTCATTGCCAAGACGTGGACACAGGCAACCTCGTCTCCTTTTGCATCCGCCGCCTGGAGGCAATCATGGAAGGGATGCAAGAAACAGACGACCATCTCATCGTCAACGGATTTTTACAAGAACCAGGCCACCCGAATGACAATGTGAAGACGGTCAAAAACCGGCTGATCGAACAATTATCCGGGTTCCTCCATAACTTGACGGACGAGTCTCGGCAAGATGAAATTCAATACACCAGCTTCCTGCTGGATGAAATCAAAGCGGAGCATCCCCGTTTGTACATTCTGGAGACGGTTGCCCGATCCTTCCGGGAAACTTTTAACGAAACCCGGCATGAACCGGAAGCGAATGAGCTCATTTCGTATTTATGGAACTATCTAGACCTAGTAAAAAAAGATGCCTTGTCAACGTAA
- a CDS encoding aldehyde dehydrogenase family protein, translating to MKLNNFINGAWQEDNGADFAPVLNPANGQELAKVRLSTKEDVDGAVAAAKSAQRQWALVPAPKRADYLYEIGRLMKEKKEHLSRVLTKEMGKVIEEARGEVQEGIDMAYYMAGEGRRLVGETVPSELQNKFAMSVRAPIGVVGLITPWNFPVAIATWKSFPALVAGNTFVWKPASETPMMAYEMALIFEEAGLPAGVANIVFGTGAEVGTALIEHPDVRVISFTGSTETGRRVAELGGRHLKKVSLEMGGKNAVIVMDDADLELAVEGILWSAFGTAGQRCTACSRVIVHKDVKEELEQKLLASMEGLTIGDGLDETVKIGPVINRQALEKITRYIAIGQEEGAKLLAGGKVAVEGDLSEGHYMEPTLFTDVKWDSRLAQEEIFGPVVSLITVADLDEAIEVNNSVKYGLSSSIFSQDVNKIFRAQRDLDTGIVYVNAGTTGAEIHLPFGGTKGTGNGHRDSGVAALDVFTEWKSVYVDFSGKLQRAQIDTE from the coding sequence ATGAAATTGAATAATTTTATCAATGGTGCATGGCAGGAGGACAATGGCGCAGATTTTGCACCGGTGCTTAATCCGGCGAACGGGCAAGAGTTGGCCAAGGTGAGGTTGTCGACGAAAGAGGATGTGGATGGGGCAGTGGCGGCTGCAAAATCGGCCCAACGGCAATGGGCGCTCGTCCCGGCTCCGAAACGGGCGGATTATCTCTACGAAATTGGCAGGCTGATGAAAGAAAAGAAGGAGCATCTCTCCCGGGTATTGACGAAAGAGATGGGGAAAGTGATTGAGGAAGCACGCGGGGAAGTGCAGGAAGGGATTGACATGGCCTACTATATGGCGGGCGAAGGTAGGCGTTTGGTCGGAGAAACCGTGCCGTCCGAGCTTCAGAATAAATTCGCGATGAGTGTCCGGGCCCCGATCGGTGTCGTCGGCCTAATCACGCCGTGGAATTTCCCGGTCGCCATTGCGACATGGAAATCCTTTCCCGCCCTCGTCGCAGGGAATACGTTCGTCTGGAAACCTGCGAGTGAAACACCGATGATGGCCTATGAAATGGCCTTGATTTTCGAAGAGGCCGGCCTGCCCGCGGGAGTGGCCAATATTGTGTTCGGCACCGGTGCGGAAGTCGGCACGGCGTTAATCGAGCATCCGGATGTCCGGGTCATCTCCTTCACTGGTTCGACGGAGACCGGTCGCCGTGTGGCGGAACTGGGTGGGCGTCATTTGAAGAAAGTGTCGCTTGAAATGGGAGGGAAAAATGCGGTTATCGTCATGGATGACGCCGATTTGGAGCTCGCTGTCGAAGGAATTTTATGGAGCGCTTTTGGCACGGCTGGTCAACGTTGCACCGCATGCAGCCGGGTCATCGTGCATAAAGATGTGAAAGAGGAGCTGGAGCAGAAACTCTTGGCCTCTATGGAAGGACTCACAATCGGCGATGGATTGGACGAAACAGTGAAAATCGGTCCGGTCATCAATCGGCAGGCGTTGGAGAAGATTACCCGCTATATCGCTATTGGACAAGAAGAAGGTGCCAAGCTGCTAGCGGGCGGGAAAGTGGCGGTTGAGGGAGATTTGTCGGAGGGGCATTATATGGAGCCGACGCTGTTCACCGATGTGAAATGGGATAGCCGATTGGCTCAGGAGGAAATTTTCGGACCTGTCGTTTCACTGATTACGGTGGCGGATCTGGATGAGGCGATTGAAGTGAACAATAGTGTGAAATACGGATTGTCCAGCTCCATCTTCTCACAGGACGTCAATAAAATCTTCCGGGCGCAGCGCGATTTGGATACGGGAATCGTTTACGTCAATGCAGGGACTACAGGAGCGGAAATCCATCTGCCGTTCGGCGGGACGAAAGGGACCGGAAATGGCCATCGGGACTCGGGGGTTGCGGCATTGGACGTATTTACGGAATGGAAAAGCGTTTACGTGGACTTCAGCGGGAAATTGCAGCGTGCGCAGATTGATACGGAATAA
- a CDS encoding SEC-C domain-containing protein: MVRRNDPCPCGSGKKYKRCCGSQGTDLVELVVNEELDRILSSFFNEHPQGADRQAMQRLMREWNERLSGSWSQEDIEEASGEYYLFIKKPDIWRTYWRRQLQETKRESVLSVLREWDQPFLLLGEMTGATNASVQVVELFGGQSYELRRIEGMPVEEGTLVFGIVLRDPRQGADAVAPVSSMIFLARWSKQTKSSILELREREREKSDDQFIADHALDIYELFIKRSVATLNEMVEEVLLPSQLQALSALDTVLRDSAQPAETREMLHKLAVAYFMNEPQDVKIEDDFLMAIVKLGAEIGLLEGTAGVFKNREETEQGIRYFEELASLYSEMLGSAEEPDVTREYEIGTDPRPTEKGLWETAMTTGGVVEPGRKPGVDGSRAQLLAYEACAAESEEQRIQLALSAATIDLSCPDVLLLQAERESDSAEASKLYEKAIQEASRVFEPGENPWMNIPNRPFMRAAFAYGAHLFGRKEFDEAAAIFMDLLKMNRTDNQGARYEAVASLIHAERYREAAEIMVRYEKGSRNDAAYLYLDWKLEHEASGGKSESAEEMLELAKQANSHVMHLMLFKAKTIPYPRHMKITPGGEEEARYIWMLLKG; this comes from the coding sequence ATGGTAAGACGAAATGACCCATGTCCATGCGGCAGTGGGAAAAAGTACAAGCGATGTTGCGGTTCACAAGGGACGGATCTTGTCGAACTCGTTGTGAATGAAGAACTGGATCGGATCCTCTCCAGCTTTTTCAATGAACATCCGCAAGGGGCCGATCGGCAGGCTATGCAGCGCTTGATGCGGGAGTGGAATGAGCGTCTGTCCGGCAGTTGGAGCCAGGAAGATATCGAGGAAGCATCCGGTGAATATTATTTATTCATCAAGAAGCCGGATATTTGGCGGACCTATTGGAGACGCCAACTTCAGGAGACAAAGCGGGAATCTGTCCTATCGGTCTTACGGGAGTGGGATCAGCCGTTCCTGCTGCTCGGTGAAATGACTGGTGCCACCAATGCTTCCGTTCAAGTGGTCGAACTGTTCGGCGGCCAGTCGTATGAGTTGCGGCGTATTGAAGGGATGCCGGTGGAAGAGGGGACGCTCGTTTTCGGCATCGTTCTAAGAGATCCGCGGCAAGGCGCTGATGCCGTTGCTCCGGTGTCTTCGATGATTTTTCTCGCAAGATGGAGCAAACAGACGAAATCTTCCATATTGGAACTGAGGGAGCGGGAACGGGAGAAGTCGGATGATCAATTCATCGCAGACCATGCACTCGATATTTATGAGCTGTTCATTAAACGAAGTGTTGCCACGCTGAATGAGATGGTCGAGGAGGTGCTGTTGCCTTCCCAGCTGCAGGCCCTTTCCGCCCTGGATACCGTTCTCCGCGATTCGGCGCAACCTGCGGAGACAAGAGAAATGTTACATAAGCTCGCGGTCGCCTATTTTATGAATGAACCGCAGGACGTGAAAATCGAAGACGATTTCTTGATGGCCATCGTGAAGCTCGGCGCGGAAATTGGATTGTTGGAAGGAACAGCAGGTGTATTTAAAAATAGGGAAGAAACGGAGCAAGGCATCCGCTATTTCGAGGAATTGGCATCGCTATATTCCGAAATGCTAGGGAGCGCGGAAGAACCGGACGTTACTCGGGAGTATGAGATCGGCACGGACCCTCGCCCGACGGAAAAAGGCCTCTGGGAAACCGCGATGACGACAGGCGGTGTTGTGGAGCCGGGCCGCAAGCCGGGAGTGGACGGCAGCCGTGCCCAACTGCTTGCGTACGAAGCGTGTGCGGCAGAGTCGGAAGAACAGCGGATTCAATTGGCACTGAGCGCCGCCACCATCGACCTTTCCTGCCCGGATGTTCTTCTATTGCAAGCTGAACGGGAATCCGATTCCGCCGAAGCGTCCAAACTCTATGAAAAAGCGATCCAAGAAGCATCCCGTGTGTTTGAACCGGGCGAAAATCCATGGATGAACATCCCGAATCGTCCTTTCATGCGTGCGGCTTTCGCGTATGGGGCGCATTTATTCGGAAGAAAGGAGTTCGACGAAGCGGCTGCCATATTCATGGACTTGCTAAAGATGAACCGGACGGATAATCAAGGCGCCCGATATGAAGCGGTCGCTTCCCTAATCCATGCAGAGCGATATAGGGAAGCAGCGGAAATCATGGTCCGTTATGAGAAGGGCTCCCGGAACGATGCGGCGTATTTGTATCTTGATTGGAAATTGGAGCACGAAGCGTCTGGCGGGAAATCCGAATCGGCGGAGGAGATGCTGGAGCTGGCCAAGCAGGCGAACAGCCATGTGATGCACTTGATGCTGTTCAAAGCAAAGACCATCCCATATCCGAGACATATGAAGATCACCCCGGGCGGTGAAGAGGAAGCCCGATATATTTGGATGTTGCTGAAGGGATGA
- a CDS encoding 2-hydroxyacid dehydrogenase → MKPIVYITRKLPAEAVTPLQDQFEVRMWESESEAVPRTVLLEEAAKADALWTVITDTVDDELLAAAPQLKIVANMAVGYNNIDTTAAQERGVIVTNTPGVLTETTADLTFALLLATARRLGEAEQELRAGKWTSWTPMGYTGMDVSGATLGIIGMGRIGEAVARRSKGFDMRVLYHNRSRKPKAEAEFGFEYAELDKLLQEADFVVTLTPFTPETAGLIGTRELALMKKTAILINSSRGGVVDETALYEALKNGTIWAAGLDVFETEPVPVDHPLLSLPNVTALPHIGSASVKTRLAMMNLNAQAILDFFEGQEPKNRVV, encoded by the coding sequence ATGAAACCTATTGTATACATAACAAGAAAACTTCCGGCGGAGGCGGTTACGCCGCTTCAGGATCAGTTCGAGGTGCGGATGTGGGAATCTGAGAGTGAAGCAGTCCCACGCACCGTGCTGTTGGAGGAAGCGGCGAAAGCGGATGCTCTTTGGACGGTCATCACCGATACGGTCGACGATGAGTTGCTTGCGGCCGCGCCTCAACTGAAAATTGTCGCCAATATGGCGGTCGGCTACAATAATATTGACACCACAGCGGCGCAAGAGCGGGGCGTGATCGTTACGAATACGCCGGGCGTTTTGACGGAAACGACGGCGGATTTAACGTTTGCCTTGCTGCTCGCTACGGCGCGCCGATTAGGGGAAGCGGAGCAGGAATTGCGCGCAGGGAAATGGACGTCTTGGACACCGATGGGCTACACCGGGATGGATGTCAGCGGGGCGACGCTTGGCATCATTGGCATGGGAAGAATCGGAGAAGCGGTCGCGCGGCGGTCGAAAGGATTCGACATGCGGGTACTTTATCATAATCGGAGCCGGAAACCGAAAGCGGAAGCCGAGTTTGGTTTTGAATATGCTGAACTGGATAAACTATTACAAGAGGCCGACTTTGTAGTCACGTTGACTCCTTTCACGCCAGAAACAGCGGGGTTGATCGGCACGCGAGAGTTGGCGCTTATGAAGAAGACCGCGATTCTTATCAATTCATCCCGCGGAGGCGTTGTCGATGAAACGGCGCTTTACGAAGCATTGAAAAATGGGACGATTTGGGCGGCCGGTTTGGACGTCTTTGAAACGGAGCCAGTACCTGTGGATCATCCGTTACTGTCGTTGCCGAACGTTACGGCGTTGCCTCATATCGGAAGCGCTTCTGTTAAAACGCGCCTAGCTATGATGAATTTGAATGCGCAGGCCATCCTCGATTTTTTCGAAGGTCAAGAACCGAAAAATCGAGTAGTCTGA